In Streptomyces canus, one DNA window encodes the following:
- a CDS encoding OFA family MFS transporter: protein MTADPYAARTETDKSAHSTAAPRPYREVTDANGRVYRIGETDRDILGHSRTLMVYLPWITMMAISVFEYAYGSAEDTLSHAHGWTQSNTFWILSVWVFFQAGIAFPAGWLREKGILTARKAMYIGSGMCLVGFLALSHLDNVLLAILGFGVVGGIGAGLVYATCINMVGKWFPERRGAKTGFVNGGFAYGSLPFIFIFNYGFDTANYHRVLDLIGGYILIVVVGCAFFFKDPPKNWWPANIDPLTHGGSEKGAGALAKNPPAVRQYTPKEAIRTGMLPLMWVALVMTAGVSIFGISFQVDYAKDVGFGPLVAASSMGVMAVINGVGRGVVGWLSDKWGRKSTLVFVIVVLGLAQFGVIWAGDIRSESLFLVFAFLSGFGGGAFYPLFAALTPDYFGENFNASNYGLVYSGKLISGLFGGGLGSMVVAAWGYDGAYALAGATSMVAAAIALLLRQPGRPRGGTSAPQPQTAV, encoded by the coding sequence ATGACGGCAGATCCGTACGCAGCCCGCACCGAGACCGACAAGAGCGCACACTCCACCGCCGCACCACGTCCCTACCGAGAAGTGACCGACGCCAACGGCCGCGTCTACCGCATCGGCGAGACCGACCGGGACATCCTCGGCCACTCACGCACACTCATGGTGTATCTCCCCTGGATCACCATGATGGCCATCAGCGTCTTCGAGTACGCGTACGGCTCGGCCGAGGACACCCTGTCCCACGCCCACGGCTGGACGCAGAGCAACACCTTCTGGATCCTCAGTGTCTGGGTCTTCTTCCAGGCCGGCATCGCCTTCCCGGCGGGCTGGCTGCGGGAGAAGGGCATCCTGACCGCCCGCAAGGCCATGTACATCGGCTCGGGCATGTGTCTGGTCGGGTTCCTCGCCCTGTCGCACCTCGACAACGTGCTGCTGGCGATCCTGGGCTTCGGCGTCGTCGGAGGTATCGGCGCCGGACTGGTCTACGCGACCTGCATCAACATGGTCGGCAAATGGTTCCCCGAACGCCGGGGGGCGAAGACCGGCTTCGTCAACGGCGGCTTCGCGTACGGATCACTGCCCTTCATCTTCATCTTCAACTACGGCTTCGACACCGCGAACTACCACCGCGTGCTGGACCTCATCGGCGGCTACATCCTGATCGTGGTCGTCGGGTGCGCGTTCTTCTTCAAGGACCCGCCGAAGAACTGGTGGCCCGCGAACATCGACCCGCTCACCCACGGCGGCAGCGAGAAGGGGGCCGGCGCTCTCGCCAAGAACCCTCCGGCGGTACGGCAGTACACGCCGAAGGAGGCCATAAGGACCGGCATGCTTCCCCTCATGTGGGTCGCCCTCGTCATGACCGCGGGGGTGTCGATCTTCGGGATCTCCTTCCAGGTCGACTATGCCAAGGACGTGGGTTTCGGCCCGCTGGTGGCGGCCTCCTCCATGGGTGTCATGGCGGTCATCAACGGCGTCGGGCGCGGGGTGGTGGGCTGGCTGTCCGACAAGTGGGGCCGTAAGTCCACGCTGGTGTTCGTGATCGTCGTGCTGGGTCTCGCCCAGTTCGGAGTGATCTGGGCGGGCGACATCAGGAGCGAGTCGCTGTTCCTGGTCTTCGCGTTCCTCTCCGGATTCGGCGGCGGCGCGTTCTACCCGCTGTTCGCGGCGCTGACCCCCGACTACTTCGGGGAGAACTTCAACGCCTCCAACTACGGGCTGGTGTACAGCGGCAAGCTGATCAGCGGCCTGTTCGGCGGCGGCCTCGGCTCCATGGTCGTCGCGGCCTGGGGCTACGACGGGGCGTACGCCCTGGCCGGCGCCACCTCGATGGTCGCGGCGGCGATCGCCCTGCTGCTACGCCAGCCGGGACGGCCCCGGGGCGGCACCTCGGCACCGCAGCCGCAAACCGCGGTCTGA
- a CDS encoding GntR family transcriptional regulator: MPTTGLPYGTVPRLERPGPLRDRVYGALLELITTRALQPGQHLVESELAGHLGVSRQPVREALQRLNTEGWVDLRPAQGAFVHEPTDEEADQLLTVRTLLEAEAARLAAANAGKAGVAVLEELCAQGESAVAADDVDAAVALNARLHATIMELAGNAVLAELAGQVDRRVRWYYTPIARQRGRQSWIEHRELIAAIADRDEQRATAVMRQHTEHTRKMYHDREK, encoded by the coding sequence TTGCCGACGACAGGACTGCCGTACGGGACGGTGCCCCGGCTCGAGCGTCCCGGTCCGCTGCGCGACCGTGTCTATGGGGCGTTGCTCGAACTGATCACGACTCGTGCTCTGCAGCCGGGTCAGCATCTGGTGGAGAGTGAGTTGGCCGGGCATCTGGGGGTGTCGCGGCAGCCGGTGCGTGAGGCTTTGCAGCGGTTGAACACCGAGGGTTGGGTGGACTTGCGGCCTGCGCAGGGTGCGTTTGTGCATGAGCCGACGGATGAGGAGGCTGATCAGCTTCTCACGGTGCGGACGTTGTTGGAGGCCGAGGCGGCGCGGCTGGCGGCGGCGAATGCGGGCAAGGCTGGTGTCGCGGTGCTGGAGGAGCTGTGTGCGCAGGGTGAGAGTGCGGTCGCGGCGGACGATGTGGATGCCGCGGTGGCGTTGAACGCCCGTCTGCACGCGACGATCATGGAGTTGGCGGGTAACGCGGTTCTGGCGGAGTTGGCGGGGCAGGTGGATCGTCGGGTGCGCTGGTATTACACGCCGATCGCCCGGCAGCGTGGCCGTCAGTCCTGGATCGAACACCGTGAACTGATCGCCGCGATCGCCGACCGCGACGAGCAGCGCGCCACCGCCGTCATGCGCCAACACACCGAACACACGCGGAAGATGTACCACGACCGCGAGAAGTAG
- a CDS encoding 2-dehydropantoate 2-reductase translates to MKVAILGAGAIGAYVGAALHRAGADVHLIARGPHLAAMRQHGVQVLSPRGDFTALTHATDDPAEIGPVDYVFLGLKANSYAACGPLIEPLLTDSTAVIAAQNGIPWWYFHRHGGPHDGHRIESVDPGGAVSAVLAPSRAIGCVVYAATELEGPGVVRHLEGTRFSIGEPDRSLSLRCQAFSEAMQAGGLKCPVEPNLRDDIWLKLLGNISFNPISALARATMRQMCLHGGTRKVIETMMAETLAVAEALGCTVGVSIERRLAGAERVGDHRTSTLQDLERGKPLELDVLLTAVIELAEITGVDVPTLRTVHALSDLLAIRSAA, encoded by the coding sequence ATGAAAGTCGCCATCCTCGGCGCCGGAGCCATCGGTGCCTACGTCGGCGCGGCACTCCACCGCGCCGGCGCCGACGTCCATCTCATCGCCCGCGGTCCGCATCTGGCGGCCATGCGGCAGCACGGTGTCCAAGTCCTCAGCCCCCGCGGTGACTTCACCGCTCTCACCCATGCCACCGACGACCCGGCCGAGATCGGTCCGGTCGACTACGTCTTCCTCGGTCTGAAGGCCAACTCGTACGCGGCGTGCGGGCCGCTCATCGAGCCCCTTCTCACCGACAGCACCGCGGTCATCGCGGCCCAGAACGGCATCCCCTGGTGGTACTTCCACCGGCACGGCGGCCCGCATGACGGCCACCGCATCGAAAGTGTCGACCCGGGCGGTGCGGTCAGTGCGGTGCTCGCGCCCTCCCGGGCCATCGGCTGTGTCGTCTACGCGGCGACCGAGCTCGAAGGGCCAGGTGTCGTACGGCACTTGGAAGGCACCCGGTTCTCCATCGGGGAGCCCGACCGCAGCCTCTCACTCCGGTGCCAGGCCTTCAGCGAGGCCATGCAGGCCGGCGGGCTCAAGTGCCCGGTCGAGCCGAACCTCCGGGACGACATCTGGCTCAAGCTACTGGGCAACATCTCCTTCAACCCCATCAGCGCGCTGGCCCGTGCCACCATGCGCCAGATGTGCCTGCACGGCGGCACCCGCAAGGTCATCGAGACGATGATGGCCGAGACTCTCGCGGTCGCCGAGGCCCTCGGCTGTACCGTCGGTGTCTCCATCGAACGCCGCCTCGCCGGCGCCGAACGGGTCGGCGACCATCGCACCTCCACGCTCCAGGACCTGGAGCGCGGCAAGCCGCTGGAACTCGACGTCCTCCTCACGGCCGTCATCGAGCTGGCGGAGATCACCGGCGTGGACGTGCCCACACTCCGCACCGTCCACGCGCTCTCCGACCTCCTCGCGATCCGGTCCGCCGCATGA
- the fdhD gene encoding formate dehydrogenase accessory sulfurtransferase FdhD has protein sequence MGRVTERRKVIRIRDGAISSRPDTLVTEEPLEIRLNGKPLAITMRTPGDDFALAAGFLVSEGVLAEQSELQNIVYCAGATTDGSNTYNVVDITTTPGTPIPDITLQRNVYTTSSCGLCGKASLDAVRTTTRWPINDTPPLHIETDLLTSLPDRLRTAQHVFDRTGGLHAAALFTEHGELIDIREDVGRHNAVDKLIGRALQHNNLPLSRLILLVSGRASFELAQKAVMAGIPVLAAVSAPSSLAVDLATETGLTLIGFLRGHSMNVYAGEDRITLQAVAAAQG, from the coding sequence ATGGGACGAGTCACGGAACGACGCAAGGTGATCCGCATCCGCGACGGGGCCATCTCCTCCCGCCCCGACACCCTGGTCACCGAGGAACCGCTGGAGATCCGCCTCAACGGCAAACCCCTCGCCATCACCATGCGCACCCCCGGCGACGACTTCGCACTCGCCGCCGGCTTCCTCGTCAGCGAAGGCGTCCTCGCCGAGCAGAGCGAACTGCAGAACATCGTCTACTGCGCCGGAGCCACCACCGACGGCTCCAACACCTACAACGTCGTCGACATCACCACCACCCCCGGCACCCCCATCCCCGACATCACCCTCCAACGCAACGTCTACACCACCTCCTCCTGCGGCCTGTGCGGCAAAGCCAGCCTCGACGCCGTACGCACCACCACCCGCTGGCCCATCAACGACACACCCCCCCTCCACATCGAAACCGACCTCCTCACCAGCCTCCCCGACCGGCTCCGCACCGCCCAACACGTCTTCGACCGCACCGGAGGCCTGCACGCCGCCGCCCTCTTCACCGAACACGGCGAACTGATCGACATACGCGAAGACGTCGGCCGCCACAACGCCGTCGACAAACTCATCGGCCGCGCCCTCCAACACAACAACCTCCCCCTGTCCCGCCTCATCCTCCTGGTCTCCGGCCGCGCCTCCTTCGAACTCGCACAAAAAGCCGTCATGGCCGGCATCCCCGTCCTCGCCGCCGTCTCCGCACCCTCCTCCCTGGCCGTCGACCTCGCCACCGAAACCGGCCTCACCCTCATCGGCTTCCTCCGCGGCCACTCCATGAACGTGTACGCGGGCGAGGACCGCATCACCCTGCAGGCCGTCGCGGCCGCCCAGGGCTGA
- a CDS encoding sugar phosphate isomerase/epimerase family protein: MSRISQPDPELTHRLTRRGMLGVAAGATAAALLGAAATPATAAETADKTSGRGRPVLPPGRLGIQLYSLRDKVSTLGFAPVFAELEKYGYDEVEFAGYTQGSAGPITLAQLKRLARDHGLNPIGSHVGYYSDDPNAYTFAQNLTKVLDDAQALGLKHIGTASGPFRYGSTVDAWKRAAEEFNTYGAAAKARGMKFYQHNHSEEFSFATDNPKVRLYDVLLKETDPDLVFLEMDIYWAYSGQFRFSTRPDGTPAPFEPLNYVLRQPHRYPLFHVKDGVSDPSNTYGYRMTDVGDGDIDYQKFISAVTRLRGERLAHHWQAEHDQPTESFTFARRSSAYLHSLREKC, translated from the coding sequence ATGAGCCGCATCTCCCAGCCCGACCCCGAACTCACCCACCGCCTCACCAGACGAGGCATGCTCGGCGTGGCCGCGGGCGCCACCGCAGCCGCGTTGCTGGGCGCCGCGGCGACCCCGGCGACCGCCGCCGAGACGGCCGACAAGACGTCCGGCCGCGGCCGCCCCGTCCTGCCCCCCGGCCGCCTCGGCATCCAGCTCTACAGCCTCCGCGACAAGGTCTCCACGCTCGGCTTCGCCCCGGTCTTCGCCGAACTGGAGAAGTACGGCTACGACGAGGTCGAGTTCGCCGGCTACACCCAGGGCTCCGCCGGACCCATCACGCTCGCCCAGCTCAAGCGGCTGGCACGCGACCACGGCCTGAACCCGATCGGCAGCCACGTCGGCTACTACTCGGACGACCCGAACGCCTACACCTTCGCCCAGAACCTCACCAAGGTCCTGGACGACGCCCAGGCCCTCGGCCTCAAGCACATCGGCACCGCCTCGGGACCGTTCCGCTACGGCTCGACCGTCGACGCGTGGAAGCGCGCCGCCGAGGAGTTCAACACCTACGGAGCCGCGGCGAAGGCACGCGGCATGAAGTTCTACCAGCACAACCATTCCGAGGAGTTCTCCTTCGCCACCGACAACCCCAAGGTCCGTCTCTACGACGTGCTGCTCAAGGAGACCGACCCCGACCTGGTGTTCCTGGAGATGGACATCTACTGGGCGTATTCGGGACAGTTCCGCTTCTCCACCCGGCCCGACGGCACCCCCGCCCCGTTCGAACCCCTGAACTACGTCCTCAGGCAGCCGCACCGCTACCCGCTCTTCCACGTCAAGGACGGGGTGAGCGATCCGTCCAACACCTATGGCTACCGCATGACCGACGTCGGCGACGGAGACATCGACTACCAGAAGTTCATCTCCGCCGTGACCCGGCTGCGGGGCGAGCGCCTGGCCCACCACTGGCAGGCCGAGCACGACCAGCCCACCGAGTCCTTCACGTTCGCCCGCCGCTCCAGCGCGTACCTGCACTCGCTGCGGGAGAAGTGCTGA
- a CDS encoding nucleotide pyrophosphatase/phosphodiesterase family protein: MSHQPHEAGPTPLLVLDVVGLTPRLLHHMPHLKSLAQSGSHAPLGTVLPAVTCAAQSTFLTGTHPSEHGIVGNGWYFRELGDVLLWRQHNGLVAGDKLWDAARRAHPGYTVANICWWYAMGADTDFTVTPRPVYYADGRKEPDCYTRPPDLHDELTRKLGTFPLFHFWGPGADLVSSQWIIDATRHIMGTRHPDLTLCYLPHLDYDLQRFGPDDPRSLQAAADLDRALAPLLDDAHAEGRTVVALSEYGIARADRPVHINRALRRAGLLEVHTQDGMEYLDPMASRAFAVADHQIAHVYVRRPEDLDATRAALDGLPGIEQLLDDEGKKAHHLDHPRSGELVAVAEPDAWFTYYYWLDDDRAPDFAQLVEIHRKPGYDPVELFMDPLDPYVKVKAATALARKKLGLRYRMAVVPLDPSPIRGSHGRLPESDDDGPLLICSTPRTLGDRIAATEVKSLLLHLAGLG; this comes from the coding sequence ATGAGCCACCAGCCCCACGAGGCGGGACCCACCCCTCTCCTCGTCCTCGACGTCGTAGGCCTCACCCCCCGTCTCCTCCACCACATGCCCCACCTCAAGTCCCTGGCCCAGTCCGGATCCCACGCCCCGCTCGGCACTGTGCTGCCCGCCGTCACCTGCGCCGCCCAGTCCACCTTCCTCACCGGCACCCACCCGTCGGAGCACGGCATCGTCGGCAACGGCTGGTACTTCCGCGAGCTCGGCGACGTACTCCTGTGGCGACAGCACAACGGTCTGGTCGCCGGCGACAAGCTCTGGGACGCCGCCCGCCGCGCCCACCCCGGCTACACGGTCGCCAACATCTGCTGGTGGTACGCCATGGGCGCCGATACCGACTTCACCGTCACCCCCCGTCCGGTCTACTACGCCGACGGCCGCAAGGAACCCGACTGCTACACCCGGCCCCCGGACCTGCACGACGAACTCACCCGGAAACTCGGCACCTTCCCCCTCTTCCACTTCTGGGGCCCCGGCGCGGACCTGGTCTCCAGCCAGTGGATCATCGACGCGACCCGCCACATCATGGGCACCCGCCATCCCGACCTGACGCTCTGCTACCTCCCTCACCTCGACTACGACCTCCAGCGCTTCGGCCCCGACGACCCACGCTCCCTGCAAGCCGCCGCCGACCTGGACAGGGCGCTGGCCCCGCTCCTGGACGACGCCCACGCGGAAGGCCGTACCGTCGTCGCGCTCTCCGAGTACGGCATCGCCCGCGCGGACCGCCCCGTCCACATCAACCGCGCCCTGCGCCGCGCCGGACTCCTCGAGGTGCACACACAGGACGGCATGGAGTACCTCGACCCGATGGCCTCCCGCGCCTTCGCGGTCGCCGACCACCAGATCGCCCATGTCTATGTGCGCCGCCCCGAGGACCTGGACGCCACCCGCGCCGCCCTCGACGGCCTGCCCGGCATCGAGCAACTCCTCGACGACGAGGGCAAGAAGGCCCACCACCTCGACCATCCGCGCTCCGGCGAACTCGTCGCCGTGGCGGAGCCGGACGCCTGGTTCACGTACTACTACTGGCTCGACGACGACCGCGCGCCCGACTTCGCGCAGCTGGTCGAGATCCACCGCAAACCCGGCTACGACCCGGTCGAACTCTTCATGGACCCGCTCGACCCCTACGTCAAGGTCAAGGCGGCCACCGCGCTGGCCCGCAAGAAGCTCGGCCTGCGCTACCGCATGGCGGTCGTGCCCCTCGACCCGTCACCTATTCGCGGCAGCCACGGCCGCCTCCCCGAGAGCGACGACGACGGTCCGCTCCTCATCTGCTCCACCCCCCGCACCCTCGGCGACCGCATCGCGGCCACCGAGGTGAAGTCACTCCTGCTCCACCTCGCCGGTCTCGGCTGA
- the eboE gene encoding metabolite traffic protein EboE translates to MRFRHPDGTTVHLAYCTNVHPAETLDGVLAQLRDHCEPVRRRLGRDRLGIGLWLARDAAHALVSDPSALRDLRTELDRRGLEVVTLNGFPYEGFGAEEVKHRVYKPDWTDPERLDHTTALARVLTGLLPDDVTEGSISTLPLAWRTAYDNGSADKARTALRTLAERLDALQELTGRSIRIGLEPEPGCVVETTGDAIAPLTAIAHERIGICVDTCHLATSFENPQTALDALTAARVPVVKSQLSAALHAEHPHLPEVREALAAFDEPRFLHQTRTGTSAGLRGTDDLGEALAGDALPDGAPWRAHFHVPLHAPPAAPLTSTLPVLTSALTRLVGGPHPLTRHLEVETYTWQALPPELRPRGRTQLADGIAAELTLARDLLTDLGLKELP, encoded by the coding sequence ATGCGCTTCCGCCACCCCGACGGCACCACCGTCCACCTCGCCTACTGCACCAACGTCCACCCCGCCGAGACCCTCGACGGCGTCCTCGCGCAACTCCGCGACCACTGCGAACCCGTCCGCCGCCGCCTGGGCCGCGACCGCCTCGGCATCGGCCTGTGGCTCGCCCGCGACGCCGCCCACGCCCTGGTCAGCGACCCCTCCGCGCTGCGCGACCTGCGCACCGAACTCGACCGCCGCGGCCTCGAAGTCGTCACTCTCAACGGCTTCCCCTACGAGGGCTTCGGCGCCGAAGAGGTAAAGCACCGCGTCTACAAGCCGGACTGGACCGACCCCGAACGCCTCGACCACACCACCGCCCTGGCCCGCGTCCTCACCGGACTCCTGCCCGACGACGTCACCGAGGGCAGCATCTCCACCCTGCCGCTCGCCTGGCGCACCGCCTACGACAACGGGAGCGCCGACAAGGCCCGCACCGCCCTGCGTACCCTCGCCGAACGCCTCGACGCCCTCCAGGAGCTGACCGGCCGCTCCATCCGCATCGGCCTCGAACCCGAGCCCGGCTGCGTCGTCGAGACCACGGGCGACGCCATCGCACCGCTGACCGCGATCGCCCACGAACGCATCGGCATCTGCGTCGACACCTGCCACCTCGCCACCTCCTTCGAAAACCCGCAGACCGCCCTGGACGCGCTCACCGCGGCCCGTGTCCCCGTCGTCAAGTCCCAGCTCTCAGCCGCCCTGCACGCCGAACACCCCCATCTCCCCGAGGTCCGCGAGGCACTCGCCGCCTTCGACGAACCCCGCTTTCTGCACCAGACACGCACCGGTACTTCCGCAGGCCTCCGCGGCACCGACGACCTCGGCGAGGCGCTGGCAGGCGACGCCCTGCCCGACGGGGCACCCTGGCGCGCCCACTTCCACGTCCCGCTGCACGCTCCCCCCGCCGCACCTCTCACCTCCACGCTCCCCGTACTCACCTCCGCCCTGACCCGGCTCGTCGGCGGCCCACACCCGCTCACCCGCCACCTGGAGGTCGAGACCTACACCTGGCAGGCCCTCCCACCCGAACTGCGCCCCCGCGGGCGCACCCAGCTCGCCGACGGCATCGCCGCCGAACTCACCCTCGCGCGCGACCTGCTGACGGACCTCGGCCTGAAGGAGCTGCCATGA
- a CDS encoding TatD family hydrolase has translation MRIFDPHIHMTSRTTDDYQAMHTAGVRAVVEPSFWLGQPRTSPASFLDYFDSLLGWEPFRAAQYGIAHHCTLALNPKEANDPRCVPVLDELPRYLVKDQVVAVGEIGYDSMTPAEDTALAAQLQLAADHELPALVHTPHRDKLAGLRRTLDVVRESALAPDRVLVDHLNETTVKEAKDSGCWLGFSVYPDTKMDEERMIAILRSYGPEQVLVNSAADWGRSDPLKTRKVADLMLAEGFTEDDVDRVLWRNPVAFYGLSGRLTLDIAATEATHEGNSILRGGA, from the coding sequence ATGCGCATCTTCGACCCCCACATCCACATGACGTCACGGACCACCGACGACTACCAGGCCATGCACACCGCCGGCGTCCGCGCCGTCGTCGAGCCGTCCTTCTGGCTCGGCCAGCCCCGCACCTCTCCCGCCTCCTTCCTCGACTACTTCGACTCCCTGCTGGGCTGGGAGCCCTTCCGCGCCGCCCAGTACGGCATCGCCCACCACTGCACCCTCGCCCTGAACCCCAAGGAGGCCAACGACCCGCGCTGCGTCCCCGTCCTCGACGAGCTGCCCCGGTATCTCGTCAAGGACCAGGTCGTCGCCGTCGGTGAGATCGGCTACGACTCGATGACCCCGGCCGAGGACACCGCCCTCGCCGCCCAGCTCCAGCTCGCCGCCGACCACGAGCTGCCCGCGCTGGTCCACACCCCGCACCGCGACAAGCTCGCCGGTCTGCGCCGCACCCTCGACGTCGTCCGCGAGTCCGCCCTGGCGCCGGACCGGGTCCTGGTCGACCACCTCAACGAGACCACCGTCAAGGAGGCCAAGGACAGCGGCTGCTGGCTCGGCTTCTCCGTCTATCCCGACACCAAGATGGACGAGGAGCGGATGATCGCGATCCTGCGCTCCTACGGCCCCGAACAGGTCCTGGTGAACTCCGCCGCCGACTGGGGCCGCAGCGATCCCCTCAAGACCCGCAAGGTCGCGGACCTCATGCTCGCCGAGGGCTTCACCGAGGACGACGTCGACCGCGTCCTGTGGCGCAACCCCGTCGCCTTCTACGGACTCAGCGGCCGGCTCACCCTCGACATCGCGGCCACCGAAGCCACCCACGAGGGCAACTCCATCCTCCGCGGCGGGGCGTGA
- a CDS encoding EboA domain-containing protein — translation MTHSHAHQATSPADLQGTTLARTPLHDLHSHVSERLGEAARTWLDQALDEAAAHPGAHGPISVWELRLAEAGRRCGPEHADAVRILILHAARADTDALTRVYAQGTAAERRAVLHALPHLVSGPEAIPLVEDALRTNDTRLLAAAVGPYAARHLDTHHWRHAVLKCLFTGVPVAEVADLDRRAHADAELARMLGDYAAERTAAGRPVPEDLHRVLTLTDPTATPPAPAADHGPNGAEGTHGKES, via the coding sequence ATGACCCACTCCCATGCCCACCAGGCAACCTCCCCGGCGGACCTCCAGGGCACCACCCTCGCCCGAACCCCGCTGCACGACCTGCACAGCCACGTCTCCGAACGCCTCGGCGAAGCCGCCCGCACCTGGCTCGACCAGGCCCTCGACGAAGCCGCCGCCCACCCCGGCGCCCACGGCCCCATCTCCGTGTGGGAGCTGCGCCTCGCCGAGGCCGGCCGCCGCTGCGGCCCCGAACACGCCGACGCCGTCCGCATCCTGATCCTGCACGCGGCCCGCGCCGACACCGACGCCCTGACCCGGGTCTACGCCCAGGGCACCGCCGCCGAACGCCGCGCCGTCCTGCACGCCCTGCCCCATCTGGTGTCCGGCCCCGAAGCCATCCCGCTCGTCGAGGACGCCCTGCGCACCAACGACACCCGGCTCCTGGCCGCCGCCGTCGGCCCCTACGCCGCCCGCCACCTCGACACCCACCACTGGCGCCACGCCGTTCTGAAGTGCCTGTTCACCGGGGTACCCGTCGCAGAGGTGGCGGACCTGGACCGACGGGCCCACGCGGACGCCGAACTCGCCCGCATGCTCGGCGACTACGCCGCCGAACGCACCGCCGCGGGCCGTCCTGTGCCCGAGGACCTGCACCGCGTCCTGACCCTGACCGACCCCACGGCCACCCCACCCGCGCCGGCCGCCGACCACGGCCCGAACGGCGCGGAAGGCACCCACGGCAAGGAGTCCTGA
- a CDS encoding sugar phosphate isomerase/epimerase family protein encodes MTTPLASPRPAPTPSPTPLRFGYGTNGLADLRLDDALTLLADLGYDGVGLTLDHMHLDPLASDLAARTRRLAHRLDALGLTVTIETGARYVLDPRRKHGPSLLDPDPDDRARRVDLLVRAVQVAADLGAHAVHCFSGVTPPGTDPDTAWKRLAETLTPVLDTATTAGIPLAIEPEPGHLLATLADFHHLRTTLGDPPALGLTLDIGHCQCLEPLSPAECVRAAGPWLRHVQIEDMRRGVHEHLPFGDGDIDFPPVLAALADTGYQGLTVVELPRHSHAGPHFAELSLPFLHQAVALSQGSTP; translated from the coding sequence ATGACCACCCCCCTGGCTTCACCCCGCCCCGCCCCAACCCCCAGCCCCACCCCCCTCCGCTTCGGCTACGGCACCAACGGTCTCGCCGACCTCCGTCTCGACGACGCCCTCACCCTGCTCGCCGACCTCGGCTACGACGGCGTCGGTCTGACGCTCGACCACATGCACCTGGACCCCCTCGCCTCCGACCTGGCCGCCCGCACCCGCCGCCTCGCGCACCGCCTGGACGCGCTCGGACTGACGGTCACCATCGAGACGGGCGCCCGCTATGTGCTCGACCCACGCCGCAAACACGGCCCCTCGCTGCTCGACCCCGACCCGGACGACCGCGCCCGCCGCGTCGACCTGCTGGTCCGGGCCGTCCAGGTCGCCGCCGACCTCGGTGCGCACGCCGTGCACTGCTTCAGCGGTGTCACCCCGCCGGGCACGGACCCGGACACGGCGTGGAAACGGCTGGCCGAGACCCTCACCCCCGTCCTCGACACCGCCACCACCGCCGGCATCCCCCTCGCCATCGAGCCCGAACCGGGCCACCTCCTCGCCACCCTCGCCGACTTCCACCACCTCCGCACCACCCTCGGCGACCCGCCGGCCCTCGGACTGACCCTCGACATCGGCCACTGCCAGTGCCTCGAACCCCTGTCGCCCGCCGAGTGCGTGCGCGCCGCGGGCCCCTGGCTGCGCCACGTCCAGATCGAGGACATGCGCCGGGGCGTCCACGAGCACCTCCCCTTCGGTGACGGCGACATCGACTTCCCGCCCGTCCTGGCCGCCCTGGCCGACACCGGCTACCAGGGCCTGACGGTCGTCGAACTGCCCCGCCACTCCCACGCGGGCCCCCACTTCGCCGAACTCTCCCTCCCGTTCCTCCATCAGGCAGTGGCGCTCTCACAAGGAAGCACCCCATGA